In the Oncorhynchus nerka isolate Pitt River linkage group LG2, Oner_Uvic_2.0, whole genome shotgun sequence genome, one interval contains:
- the LOC135573299 gene encoding general transcription and DNA repair factor IIH helicase subunit XPB-like, whose product MGKKDRGDRERKSSKKRVYDEEEDEEEAMGSESQEAIPAAAGKTVDESAIKLDEYGAKDYRLQMLLKNDHGSRPLWVAPDGHIFLEAFSPVYKYAQDFLVAIAEPVCRPVHVHEYKLTAYSLYAAVSVGLQTSDIVEYLQKLSKTSVPDGIVQFIKVS is encoded by the exons AGAGGAAGTCTTCTAAGAAGCGTGTGTATgacgaagaggaggatgaggaggaggcgaTGGGCAGTGAGTCCCAGGAGGCCATCCCTGCAGCGGCCGGTAAAACGGTGGATGAGTCGGCCATCAAGCTGGACGAGTACGGTGCTAAAGACTACCGGCTGCAGATGTTGCTGAAGAACGACCACGGATCACGACCTCTCTGGGTG GCTCCAGATGGACACATCTTCCTGGAAGCCTTCTCTCCGGTGTATAAGTATGCCCAGGACTTCCTGGTAGCCATAGCAGAGCCAGTGTGTCGTCCGGTCCACGTTCACGAGTACAAGCTGACAGCCTACTCCCTCTACGCTGCAGTGAGCGTCGGCCTACAGACCTCAGACATCGTGGAGTATCTCCAGAAACTCAGCAAGACATCTGTACCGGACGGCATCGTGCAGTTCATCAAGGTCagttag